The Corvus cornix cornix isolate S_Up_H32 chromosome 26, ASM73873v5, whole genome shotgun sequence genome includes a region encoding these proteins:
- the SLC45A3 gene encoding solute carrier family 45 member 3, which translates to MSFQSRRTQLLLVNSLTFGLEVCLAAGITYVPPLLLEVGVEEKFMTMVLGIGPVLGLVFVPLIGSASDHWHSSYGRRRPFIWVLCLGVLLSLFVIPHASSLASLCALNPRPLEIAFLILGIGLLDFCGQVCFTPLEALLSDLFQEPDNCRQAFSMYAFMISLGGCIGYLLPAIDWAFLAPYLGGQESCLFSLLAVIFLGCVLATLFVTEEAAQGDILDGPALKDTSPKPSLSCCCCQLARGSCLLQARHVLQALRNLCALLPRLHGLYCRIPRVIRRLFVAELCSWMALMTFMLFYTDFVGEGLYHGVPRAKPGTEARRHYDEGVRMGSLGLFLQCITSIFFSTIMDRLVKHFGTRAVYLASVVFFPGAAFVMCLSHSVTVVTISAALTGFTFSALQILPYTLASLYHHDKQVFLHKYKRKEEEDAALLDKKSAFTKGLLSSQKLPYQNGHAGSLFSSSSSSSPSSPPAVSSSALCVSSSCDVSLRIMVGEPEPGAPGRGICLDLAILDSAFLLSQVVPSLFMGSIVQFTQSVTAYMVSAAGFGLVAIYFATKVVFDKGDMAKYSV; encoded by the exons atgTCCTTCCAGAGCCGCCGgacccagctgctgctggtcaACTCGCTGACCTTCGGGCTGGAGGTGTGCCTGGCCGCCGGCATCACCTACGTGCCACCgctgctgctggaagtgggCGTGGAGGAGAAGTTCATGACCATGGTTTTGG GGATAGGCCCCGTCCTTGGGCTGGTTTTTGTGCCGCTGATCGGCTCGGCCAGCGACCACTGGCACAGCAGCTATGGCCGGAGGAGACCGTTCATCTGGGTGCTGtgcctgggggtgctgctgAGCCTCTTCGTCATCCCCCACGccagcagcctggccagccTGTGTGCCCTCAACCCCCGGCCTCTGGAGATCGCCTTCCTCATCCTGGGCATCGGCCTGCTGGATTTCTGCGGCCAGGTGTGCTTCACGCCGCTGGAGGCCCTGCTCTCCGACCTCTTCCAGGAGCCGGACAACTGCCGCCAGGCCTTCTCCATGTACGCCTTCATGATCAGCCTGGGGGGCTGCATCGGCTACCTGCTGCCAGCCATCGACTGGGCCTTCCTAGCCCCCTACCTGGGCGGGCAGGAGAGCTGCCTCTTCAGCCTGCTGGCCGTCATCTTCCTCGGCTGTGTGCTGGCCACGCTCTTCGTCACAGAGGAGGCCGCCCAGGGGGATATCCTGGATGGGCCAGCGCTCAAGGACACGTCCCCAAAGCCGTCCCTgtcgtgctgctgctgccagctggcccggggctcctgcctgctgcaggccAGGCACGTGCTGCAGGCTCTGAGGAACCTGTGCGCGCTGCTGCCGCGGCTGCACGGCCTCTACTGCCGCATCCCCAGGGTCATCCGGCGCCTGTTCGTGGCcgagctctgcagctggatggCTCTCATGACTTTCATGCTGTTCTACACGGACTTTGTTGGGGAAGGGCTGTACCACGGTGTGCCCAGGGCCAAGCCGGGCACGGAGGCCAGGCGCCACTACGATGAAG GTGTCCGGATGGGCAGCTTGGGCCTCTTCCTGCAGTGCATCACCTCCATCTTCTTCTCGACAATCATGGACCGGCTGGTGAAGCACTTTGGGACGCGGGCAGTGTACCTGGCCAGCGTGGTGTTCTTCCCCGGGGCCGCCTTTGTCATGTGCCTGTCCCACAGCGTCACCGTGGTCACCATCTCCGCTGCCCTGACGGGATTCACCTTCTCTGCCCTCCAGATCCTGCCCTACACGCTGGCATCCCTCTACCACCACGACAAGCAG gtATTTCTGCATAAATAcaagaggaaagaggaggaagacgCCGCTCTCCTGGACAAGAAATCGGCCTTCACCaaagggctgctctccagccagaAGCTGCCTTACCAGAATGGCCACGCTGGGagcctcttctcctcctcctcctcctcgtccccATCCTCCCCTCCAGCCGTGTCCAGCTCCGCTCTGTGCGTCAGCTCCTCCTGCGACGTCTCCCTCCGGATCATGGTGGGAGAGCCAGAGCCGGGGGCTCCTGGCCGAGGGATCTGCCTGGACCTGGCCATCCTGGACAGCgctttcctcctctctcagGTCGTGCCCTCTCTCTTCATGGGCTCCATCGTCCAGTTCACCCAGTCGGTCACTGCCTACATGGTGTCAGCTGCTGGATTCGGACTGGTCGCCATCTACTTCGCAACCAAAGTTGTCTTTGACAAGGGTGACATGGCCAAGTACTCTGTGtga